In Zingiber officinale cultivar Zhangliang chromosome 6A, Zo_v1.1, whole genome shotgun sequence, a single genomic region encodes these proteins:
- the LOC121995208 gene encoding uncharacterized protein LOC121995208, which yields MDCEPSFPTCLRVQPFPIQSVESIVSCRRPNRFNPPAQAGPPINSLASKKNFETRSNAVTRQTTAPFNGKSSSSASQPPPDSRLFKCSTGSTRIGDQANEREMDSSSSSYKGGLQGYWKQRACAAGRRRRSLPAADLGRGGPAARRGSGSSWSWRIMKAAPRMSFLRAGAASPRRLIARVRDAYVRMMLGFARAAPISTAPRLMARPPQLKEYDDEKVIVEIYKSLVAAAVRR from the exons ATGGACTGTGAACCCTCCTTCCCCACATGCCTTCGTGTTCAACCATTTCCGATTCAATCGGTTGAATCCATCGTCTCCTGCCG TCGACCGAACCGGTTTAATCCGCCTGCTCAGGCCGGTCCGCCGATAAACTCGTTGGCGAGCAAAAAGAACTTCGAGACTCGATCGAACGCCGTGACCCGACAAACCACCGCCCCATTCAATGGGAAAAGCTCTTCCTCCGCCTCCCAACCACCGCCCGATTCCCGACTCTTTAAATGCTCCACCGGATCAACAAGAATAGGAGATCAAGCCAACGAGAGAGAGATGGACTCTTCTTCGTCCTCCTACAAAGGCGGCCTCCAAGGCTACTGGAAGCAGAGAGCCTGCGCCGCCGGTCGCCGCCGGCGCAGTCTCCCTGCGGCGGATCTCGGCCGAGGCGGCCCCGCCGCGCGACGCGGCTCCGGAAGCAGCTGGTCGTGGAGAATAATGAAGGCGGCGCCGCGCATGTCCTTCCTCCGCGCCGGCGCCGCCTCGCCCAGGCGGCTGATCGCGCGCGTCCGCGACGCCTACGTGCGGATGATGCTGGGCTTCGCCCGCGCCGCTCCAATCTCCACCGCCCCCCGCTTGATGGCGCGGCCCCCGCAGCTCAAGGAGTACGACGACGAGAAGGTCATCGTCGAGATTTACAAGTCCCTCGTCGCCGCCGCCGTCCGGCGATAA
- the LOC121997660 gene encoding acetate--CoA ligase CCL3-like produces the protein MAEADIDDLPRNEANHTALTPLWFLDRAALVHPNRLSVVHGSRRFTWAETYRRCRRFASALHSRSIGHGKTVAVIAPNIPAIYEAHFGIPMAGAVLNTINIRLNAATIAFLLGHSSASVVIVDQEFFTLAEEALKIIADEKKAAFKPPILIVVGDETCDPSSLKYAIGKGAIEYEKFLGSGDPDFAWKPPKDEWHSIALGYTSGTTSSPKGVVLHHRGAYLMALSCALIWNMTEGAIYLWTLPMFHCNGWCYAWTLAALCGTSICLRQVTPKAVYSAIAHQGVSYFCAAPVVLNSIVNAPPSDTILPLPRVVNVNTAGAAPPPSLLADMTKLGFRVTHTYGLSETFGPSVLCAWKPEWDQLPLDERTRLHSRQGVRYVGLEGLDVVNLKTMEPVPADGATLGEIVMRGNLVMKGYLKNPKANAETFAGGWYHSGDIGVKHPDGYIEVKDRAKDIIISGGENISSLEVESLMYMHPAILEVSVVARPDEQWGESPCAFVTLKDGVDSSNEQALAESIIKFCRAKMPAYWVPKSVVFGPLPKTATGKIKKNELREKAKAMGPVKKSRL, from the exons ATGGCGGAGGCGGACATCGACGACCTTCCCAGGAACGAGGCCAACCACACGGCTCTCACGCCGCTCTGGTTCCTTGACCGCGCCGCCCTCGTCCACCCGAACCGCCTCTCCGTCGTCCACGGCTCCCGCCGCTTCACCTGGGCAGAGACCTACCGGCGGTGCCGCCGCTTCGCCTCCGCCCTGCACTCTCGCTCGATCGGCCACGGCAAGACG GTAGCTGTAATTGCACCCAACATCCCAGCAATTTACGAAGCTCATTTCGGCATTCCAATGGCCGGGGCAGTATTGAACACCATTAACATTCGGCTAAATGCTGCCACTATTGCATTTTTGCTGGGTCATTCTTCTGCATCTGTTGTCATAGTCGACCAGGAGTTCTTCACACTAGCCGAGGAAGCTCTTAAGATCATCGCTGATGAAAAGAAAGCAGCATTCAAGCCTCCTATTCTTATTGTGGTCGGCGATGAAACATGCGATCCTAGCTCTCTCAAATATGCTATTGGAAAAGGTGCGATCGAGTACGAGAAATTCCTAGGGTCCGGGGACCCTGATTTTGCCTGGAAGCCTCCGAAGGACGAGTGGCACAGCATCGCCCTGGGTTACACTTCTGGCACCACTTCCAGCCCTAAGGGAGTGGTGCTGCATCACCGGGGAGCTTATCTAATGGCTCTCAGTTGCGCTTTGATATGGAATATGACCGAAGGAGCCATCTACTTATGGACTTTGCCGATGTTTCACTGCAACGGGTGGTGTTATGCTTGGACCCTGGCCGCACTTTGTGGGACGAGTATATGCCTACGCCAG GTGACACCCAAGGCTGTTTACTCCGCGATAGCCCATCAAGGCGTCTCCTACTTTTGTGCTGCTCCTGTCGTCTTAAATTCGATCGTCAATGCCCCTCCAAGCGACACTATTTTGCCTCTCCCGCGAGTTGTGAATGTCAACACTGCCGGTGCTGCTCCGCCGCCATCGCTCCTCGCAGATATGACCAAACTTGGTTTCCGAGTCACCCACACGTATGGCTTGTCAGAGACATTCGGTCCGTCGGTTCTTTGTGCATGGAAGCCTGAATGGGATCAGCTTCCGCTTGATGAACGGACACGCCTCCATTCCCGCCAAGGCGTCCGCTATGTTGGCCTAGAAGGCCTTGACGTCGTTAACTTGAAAACCATGGAGCCGGTCCCTGCAGATGGTGCCACTCTCGGCGAAATTGTCATGCGAGGGAACCTTGTCATGAAGGGTTACCTAAAGAACCCAAAGGCCAACGCCGAGACCTTCGCTGGTGGTTGGTACCATTCCGGTGACATAGGCGTGAAGCATCCAGACGGATACATAGAAGTCAAAGATCGCGCGAAGGATATTATCATCTCAGGGGGCGAGAACATCAGTAGCTTGGAGGTGGAGAGCCTTATGTACATGCATCCTGCGATACTTGAGGTCTCGGTGGTGGCCCGACCGGACGAGCAGTGGGGGGAGTCACCATGTGCATTTGTAACCCTGAAGGACGGCGTCGACTCTTCGAACGAGCAGGCACTGGCAGAGAGCATCATCAAGTTCTGCCGTGCAAAAATGCCGGCCTACTGGGTCCCCAAATCCGTCGTCTTCGGGCCGTTGCCGAAGACGGCGACTGGGAAGATTAAGAAGAACGAACTGCGGGAAAAGGCCAAGGCCATGGGACCAGTGAAGAAAAGTAGGCTGTAA